One genomic segment of Syngnathus acus chromosome 1, fSynAcu1.2, whole genome shotgun sequence includes these proteins:
- the ero1b gene encoding ERO1-like protein beta isoform X2, protein MFRCVCIFLLFFTLRALMHSQLTGVLDDCFCDVESIDVFNNFKLYPRIKKLTERDYFRYYKVNLKRACPFWPDDGHCAIKDCHVEPCPESQVPAGIKSGNYNKYSQAADGSDGSGGCEQAQELGAINSTLSNQSKEAFADWARHDDAQDHFCELDDESSPDAEYVDLLLNPERYTGYKGPSAWRVWNSIYEENCFKPRSVYRPLNPLAPSRGDDGDGFYDWLEGLCLEKRVFYRLISGLHSSINIHLCAQYLLDEGWGRSVWGPNAEEFRWRFDRAETKGEGTRRLKNLYFLYLMELRALYKVAAYFERSVVHLYTGNGHEDTQTKELLLQVFNQIKMFPMHFDEKSMFAGHEKEAKSLKEEFRLHFKNISRIMDCVGCSKCRLWGKLQTQGLGTALKILFSEKQIKNLPERSGSKGFQLTRQEVVALINGFARLSSSIYELHNFRLLLKESGR, encoded by the exons ATGTTCCGATGTGTTTGTATCTTCCTGCTTTTTTTCACTCTCCGCGCTCTCATGCACTCGCAG CTGACGGGGGTGCTGGACGACTGTTTCTGCGATGTGGAGAGCATCGACGTCTTcaacaacttcaaactttACCCTCGCATCAAGAAGCTGACGGAGCGAGACTACTTCCGCTACTATAAG GTCAACCTCAAGCGGGCGTGTCCCTTCTGGCCCGACGACGGTCACTGCGCCATCAAAGACTGCCACGTGGAGCCCTGTCCGGAG AGTCAGGTTCCCGCTGGCATCAAGTCGGGCAATTACAACAAG TATTCGCAGGCTGCCGACGGGAGTGACGGGAGCGGCGGGTGTGAGCAAGCGCAAGAGCTGGGAGCCATCAACAGCACGCTCAG CAATCAGAGCAAAGAGGCGTTTGCCGACTGGGCGCGGCACGACGACGCCCAAGACCATTTCTGCGAGTTGGACG ACGAGTCGTCCCCAGACGCCGAGTACGTGGACCTGCTGCTCAACCCGGAGCGTTACACGGGCTACAAAGGCCCGTCGGCGTGGAGGGTCTGGAACAGCATTTACGAGGAGAACTGCTTCAA GCCCAGGTCCGTGTACCGACCTCTCAACCCTTTGGCCCCCAGCAGAG GAGACGACG GCGACGGCTTCTACGACTGGCTGGAAG GATTGTGTTTGGAGAAGCGGGTTTTCTATCGCCTGATCTCGGGCCTTCACAGCAGCATCAACATCCACCTGTGCGCGCAGTACCTGCTGGACG AGGGATGGGGCAGGTCGGTGTGGGGTCCCAACGCGGAGGAGTTCCGCTGGCGTTTCGACAGGGCGGAGACCAAGGGCGAGGGCACGCGGCGCCTGAAGAACTTGTACTTCCTGTACTTGATGGAGCTACGGGCACTCTACAAGGTGGCGGCCTACTTTGAGCGCTCCGTGGTCCACTTGTACACGGGGAACGGACACGAGGACACCCAGACCAAAGAGCTGCTCCTGCAAGTCTTCAACCAGATCAA GATGTTCCCCATGCACTTTGACGAGAAGTCCATGTTTGCCGGACATGAGAAGGAAGCCAAAAGCCTCAAG GAGGAATTCCGTCTTCACTTCAAGAACATTTCCCGGATCATGGATTGCGTGGGCTGCAGCAAATGTCGACTGTGGGGAAAACTGCAG ACCCAAGGCCTGGGCACAGCCCTGAAGATCCTGTTCTCGGAGAAGCAGATCAAGAACCTGCCGGAACGCTCCGGTTCCAAAGGCTTCCAGCTCACTCGCCAGGAAGTCGTGGCCTTGATCAACGGCTTTGCCAG GCTGTCGTCCAGCATCTACGAGTTGCACAACTTTCGTCTGCTGCTGAAGGAAAGCGGCAGGTAA
- the tbce gene encoding tubulin-specific chaperone E isoform X1 — protein MDADQTEAEIPHDALGRRVSCGDHRATVRFVGTVPPTAGAWLGVEWDDPGRGKHDGRHRGVRYFTCRHPTGGSFVRPSVASFGVDFASAVRRQYATDAADEEISISGRTLEWADVRERSLESLPTVLLPNCQVNGPGEDGQVVRTTPNVRWLDLSANLLRSWDDVAAIARQLRHLEALLLSFNRLSLPSDPAAHRQAFPNLKVLTLIDCELTWTQVLRCAPMWPKLEELIVENNDITQLQRPEGVLQGLKCLNVSKNPLDQDSLLELGALPRLEHLIMTDTGLSKVHFPDAAPGEETSVFASLEKLNLSRNNISEWGVIDELSKLASLRRLWCQENPLASGDGNPKTANQMLIAKLPHLLVLNGSDVPPQERKGAECDYLKMFGEEWLRAVGQSQLSQEFANRHPRYRSLVDKYGAPDEGELTKRQPFALKNQLLKITFVFVDNAARMPLEKKLPASMEVQKVKGLLSRLLKVPAVDLRLSYTSAKLTGPEYRMDNDQKTLFFYAVEDGDTVLVRRS, from the exons ATGGATGCGGACCAGACGGAAGCGGAGATTCCGCACGACGCCCTGGGCCGGCGGGTGTCTTGCGGCGACCACAGGGCCACGGTCCGCTTCGTGGGCACCGTGCCGCCCACTGCAG GCGCGTGGCTGGGCGTGGAGTGGGACGATCCCGGGCGAGGGAAACACGACGGCCGCCACCGAGGCGTGCGCTACTTCACCTGCAG GCACCCGACGGGAGGCTCCTTCGTGCGGCCGTCTGTGGCGAGCTTTGGCGTGGACTTTGCGTCAGCGGTGCGGCGCCAGTACGCGACCGATGCGGCGGACGAGGAGATCAGCATCTCGGGAAGGACGTTGGAGTGGGCCGACGTCCGCGAGCGCAG CTTGGAAAGCCTCCCCACCGTCCTCCTCCCAAACTGCCAAGTGAACGGGCCGGGAGAAGATGGGCAAGTCGTCAGAACCACACCGA ACGTGCGCTGGTTGGACCTGAGCGCCAACCTGCTGCGCAGCTGGGACGACGTGGCCGCCATCGCTCGACAGTTGCGACATTTAGAGGCTCTTCTGCTCAG CTTCAACAGACTGAGTTTGCCCTCTGACCCCGCGGCCCACCGGCAGGCCTTTCCTAACCTCAAAGTTCTGACTCTCATCGACTGCGAGCTCACGTGGACGCAG GTCCTACGGTGCGCCCCCATGTGGCCGAAGCTGGAGGAGCTCATCGTGGAGAACAACGACATCACGCAGTTGCAGAG GCCCGAGGGCGTCCTGCAGGGGCTCAAGTGCCTGAATGTTTCCAAAAACCCTCTGGACCAGGACAGCCTGCTGGAGCTGGGCGCTCTGCCGAG ACTGGAGCACTTAATCATGACTGACACCGGGTTGTCCAAAGTTCACTTCCCGGATGCCGCGCCAG GAGAGGAGACGTCTGTCTTTGCGTCCCTGGAGAAGCTCAACCTGAGCAGGAACAACATCTCTGAG TGGGGCGTGATCGACGAGCTGTCCAAGTTGGCGTCGTTGCGTCGTCTTTGGTGTCAAGAGAACCCGTTGGCCAGCGGCGACGGCAACCCCAAGACGGCCAATCAGATGCTCATCGCCAAGCTGCCGCACCTCCTTGTCCTCAACGGATCCGAT GTGCCCCCTCAAGAGAGGAAGGGAGCGGAGTGCGACTACCTGAAGATGTTCGGGGAGGAATGGCTGCGGGCCGTGGGGCAGAGTCAACTGAGCCAGGAGTTCGCCAATCGCCATCCTCGTTACCGCAGCCTCGTTGACA AGTACGGCGCTCCTGACGAAGGCGAGCTGACCAAGCGCCAACCGTTTGCTCTTAAGAATCAGCTGTTGA aaatcacatttgtgtttgtggacaACGCGGCGAGGATGCCGCTGGAGAAGAAGCTTCCAG CCTCAATGGAGGTCCAGAAGGTCAAAGGCCTGCTGTCTCGACTCCTGAAGGTTCCTGCGGTCGACCTGCGGCTCAGCTACACCAGCGCCAAG CTTACGGGTCCCGAGTACCGCATGGACAACGACCAGAAGACTTTGTTCTTTTATGCCGTGGAGGACGGAGACACGGTCCTCGTGCGGCGCTCGTAA
- the rbm34 gene encoding RNA-binding protein 34, which produces MTTQFAQSDYRVGEVSGSLRRQKNGAASGKLSALFGSAVPAASVLFRAAPQLPRLSEQSEYPEVKVKGGKKSNGEKTPTMKTEAERKLESREQSLRGADEAERSPAARKKRSAGEAGLAKGAEHRPPKRRRQKKLDEDGKNQRTVFVGNLPVGCTKKTLLHMFQADGAVESIRFRSMVREDPAVSRRVAAIKQQAHPSARSLNAYVVFKEPRGVTKALQRNGAEFEKDFIIRVDRVSSESVQSHDHKRSVFVGNLNFELNESALRRHFEVCGAVEAVRLVRDRNTGLGKGFGYVLFESGDSVQLALTLEGSKLQGRTIRVKRSVEKEAESAPRRTTAGARGQGGRRPAHFHGEMVSPDAPKRAKRRRPRRP; this is translated from the exons ATGACGACGCAATTTGCTCAGAG CGATTACCGCGTGGGCGAGGTGTCGGGAAGTTTGCGGCGGCAGAAGAATGGCGCGGCTTCCGGCAAGCTTTCGGCTCTCTTCGGCAGCGCCGTACCGGCGGCGAGCGTCCTCTTTCGGGCCGCTCCGCAG CTTCCACGTCTCAGCGAACAGTCGGAGTATCCCGAGGTCAAGGTCAAAGGTGGCAAAAAGTCCAACGGGGAGAAAACCCCCACGATGAAAACGGAAGCCGAGCGAAAGCTGGAGAGCAG GGAGCAAAGCCTGCGCGGCGCCGACGAGGCCGAGCGGTCGCCGGCCGCTCGCAAGAAGCGCAGCGCCGGCGAGGCGGGGCTGGCGAAGGGAGCGGAGCACCGGCCGCccaagcggcggcggcagaaAAAGCTAGACGAGGATGGCAAAAACCAGAGGACGGTCTTTGTGGGGAATCTGCCCGTCGGCTGCACCAAGAAG ACGCTGCTGCACATGTTCCAGGCCGACGGCGCCGTCGAGTCCATCCGCTTCCGCTCCATG GTGCGAGAGGACCCAGCCGTGTCGCGCAGAGTCGCCGCCATCAA GCAGCAAGCTCACCCATCTGCACGGAGCCTCAACGCCTACGTGGTCTTCAAGGAGCCTCGAGGGGTCACCAAAGCGCTACAAAG GAACGGCGCAGAGTTTGAGAAAGATTTCATCATCCGCGTGGACCGCGTGAGCTCCGAGTCAGTCCAAAGC CACGACCACAAGCGCTCGGTGTTCGTGGGGAACCTCAACTTCG AGCTGAACGAGTCGGCGTTGCGTCGCCACTTTGAAGTATGCGGCGCCGTGGAGGCCGTCCGATTGGTGCGCGACCGCAACACGGGCCTGGGCAAAGGATTTGGTTACGTTCTGTTTGAG AGCGGCGACTCGGTACAGCTGGCGCTGACGCTGGAAGGCAGCAAGCTGCAGGGCCGGACCATCAGGGTGAAAAGGTCTGTGGAGAAGGAGGCGGAGAGCGCCCCCCGGAGGACGACGGCGGGAGCCCGGGGCCAAGGTGGGCGCCGCCCGGCCCATTTCCACGGTGAGATGGTCAGCCCCGATGCCCCGAAACGAGCAAAAAGGCGGCGGCCGAGAAGGCcgtga
- the pgap4 gene encoding transmembrane protein 246: MPPRCRVRCCSVRCCSVGAATQALMVFALTFCVALPAICHRLPHSYYFVRSAYLDVMSRDALRQSLRRGQDALLFWQKAPAATTTAATIGHPELLVTVVTTRRRREALPYHYLLQVTRQLSGLLGGCGERPCAQVVLCDVESGPDANEDAVLLERHFRVIRRPAGHRLGRPANTFEREKRDYVFCLRRAFQLALPQNMLVLEDDALPHPDFFGVVKDLLRRRFAARSLYIKLFHPERLQRYWNPEPYRILEWLGLGLLGATLLLQLLSAWNPCRWSLRMSAGHLALLAVYVMAGAELLGRHYLLELRRLSPQLYAVSPATECCTPAMLYPGNASLRVADYLDRAFCFQGNAKDTVLYQVFRDTPEERAHSVEPNLVTHIGAFSSVRPNPAHPKLL; this comes from the exons ATGCCGCCGCGCTGTCGCGTGCGCTGCTGCAGCGTGCGCTGCTGCAGCGTCGGTGCCGCCACGCAGGCGCTGATGGTGTTTGCGCTGACGTTCTGCGTGGCGCTTCCGGCCATCTGCCATCGCCTGCCGCACTCCTACTACTTTGTGCGCTCGGCCTACCTGGACGTCATGAGCCGGGACGCCTTGCGCCAGAGTCTGCGGCGCGGTCAggacgctctgctgttctggcAAAAGGCgcccgccgccaccaccaccgccgccaccaTCGGGCATCCCGAGCTGCTGGTTACCGTGGTGACGACCCGGCGGCGGCGCGAGGCTCTCCCTTACCACTACCTTCTGCAGGTGACGCGGCAGCTGAGTGGTCTCCTGGGCGGCTGCGGGGAGCGGCCCTGCGCCCAG GTGGTGCTGTGCGACGTGGAGAGCGGGCCGGACGCCAACGAGGACGCCGTACTGCTGGAGCGCCACTTCCGCGTGatccgccggccggccggccaccgCCTCGGCCGGCCCGCCAACACCTTTGAGCGCGAGAAGCGGGACTACGTGTTCTGCCTGCGCCGCGCCTTCCAGCTGGCGCTGCCCCAGAACATGTTGGTCCTGGAGGACGACGCCCTGCCTCATCCGGACTTCTTCGGCGTGGTGAAGGATCTCCTGAGGCGGCGTTTTGCCGCACGCTCGCTCTACATCAAGCTCTTCCACCCCGAGCGGCTGCAGCGCTACTGGAACCCGGAACCTTACCGCATCCTGGAGTGGTTGGGTCTGGGCCTGCTGGGCGCCACCCTGCTGCTACAGCTCCTGAGCGCGTGGAACCCGTGCCGCTGGTCCCTGCGCATGTCGGCCGGCCACCTGGCGCTCCTGGCCGTGTACGTGATGGCGGGCGCCGAGCTGCTGGGTCGCCACTACCTGCTGGAGCTGCGCCGGCTGTCCCCGCAGCTGTACGCCGTGTCGCCCGCCACCGAGTGCTGCACGCCCGCCATGTTGTACCCGGGCAACGCCTCGCTAAGGGTGGCCGACTACCTGGACCGGGCCTTCTGCTTCCAGGGCAACGCCAAGGACACGGTTCTCTACCAGGTCTTCCGCGACACGCCCGAAGAGCGGGCGCACAGCGTGGAACCCAACCTGGTCACGCACATCGGAGCCTTTTCCTCCGTCAGGCCCAACCCGGCCCACCCCAAACTGCTTTGA
- the ero1b gene encoding ERO1-like protein beta isoform X1 has translation MWRVTLEAFGVLLLAFLLGNLALAWFELSKPLTEARTEPQQPQEPQEQSCFCHLTGVLDDCFCDVESIDVFNNFKLYPRIKKLTERDYFRYYKVNLKRACPFWPDDGHCAIKDCHVEPCPESQVPAGIKSGNYNKYSQAADGSDGSGGCEQAQELGAINSTLSNQSKEAFADWARHDDAQDHFCELDDESSPDAEYVDLLLNPERYTGYKGPSAWRVWNSIYEENCFKPRSVYRPLNPLAPSRGDDGDGFYDWLEGLCLEKRVFYRLISGLHSSINIHLCAQYLLDEGWGRSVWGPNAEEFRWRFDRAETKGEGTRRLKNLYFLYLMELRALYKVAAYFERSVVHLYTGNGHEDTQTKELLLQVFNQIKMFPMHFDEKSMFAGHEKEAKSLKEEFRLHFKNISRIMDCVGCSKCRLWGKLQTQGLGTALKILFSEKQIKNLPERSGSKGFQLTRQEVVALINGFARLSSSIYELHNFRLLLKESGR, from the exons ATGTGGAGAGTGACTTTGGAGGCGTTCGGCGTTCTTCTGCTGGCCTTCCTGTTGGGAAATCTCGCTTTAGCCTGGTTTGAGCTCAGCAAGCCCTTGACGGAGGCGCGCACGGAGCCGCAGCAGCCGCAGGAGCCGCAGGAGCAGAGCTGCTTTTGCCAT CTGACGGGGGTGCTGGACGACTGTTTCTGCGATGTGGAGAGCATCGACGTCTTcaacaacttcaaactttACCCTCGCATCAAGAAGCTGACGGAGCGAGACTACTTCCGCTACTATAAG GTCAACCTCAAGCGGGCGTGTCCCTTCTGGCCCGACGACGGTCACTGCGCCATCAAAGACTGCCACGTGGAGCCCTGTCCGGAG AGTCAGGTTCCCGCTGGCATCAAGTCGGGCAATTACAACAAG TATTCGCAGGCTGCCGACGGGAGTGACGGGAGCGGCGGGTGTGAGCAAGCGCAAGAGCTGGGAGCCATCAACAGCACGCTCAG CAATCAGAGCAAAGAGGCGTTTGCCGACTGGGCGCGGCACGACGACGCCCAAGACCATTTCTGCGAGTTGGACG ACGAGTCGTCCCCAGACGCCGAGTACGTGGACCTGCTGCTCAACCCGGAGCGTTACACGGGCTACAAAGGCCCGTCGGCGTGGAGGGTCTGGAACAGCATTTACGAGGAGAACTGCTTCAA GCCCAGGTCCGTGTACCGACCTCTCAACCCTTTGGCCCCCAGCAGAG GAGACGACG GCGACGGCTTCTACGACTGGCTGGAAG GATTGTGTTTGGAGAAGCGGGTTTTCTATCGCCTGATCTCGGGCCTTCACAGCAGCATCAACATCCACCTGTGCGCGCAGTACCTGCTGGACG AGGGATGGGGCAGGTCGGTGTGGGGTCCCAACGCGGAGGAGTTCCGCTGGCGTTTCGACAGGGCGGAGACCAAGGGCGAGGGCACGCGGCGCCTGAAGAACTTGTACTTCCTGTACTTGATGGAGCTACGGGCACTCTACAAGGTGGCGGCCTACTTTGAGCGCTCCGTGGTCCACTTGTACACGGGGAACGGACACGAGGACACCCAGACCAAAGAGCTGCTCCTGCAAGTCTTCAACCAGATCAA GATGTTCCCCATGCACTTTGACGAGAAGTCCATGTTTGCCGGACATGAGAAGGAAGCCAAAAGCCTCAAG GAGGAATTCCGTCTTCACTTCAAGAACATTTCCCGGATCATGGATTGCGTGGGCTGCAGCAAATGTCGACTGTGGGGAAAACTGCAG ACCCAAGGCCTGGGCACAGCCCTGAAGATCCTGTTCTCGGAGAAGCAGATCAAGAACCTGCCGGAACGCTCCGGTTCCAAAGGCTTCCAGCTCACTCGCCAGGAAGTCGTGGCCTTGATCAACGGCTTTGCCAG GCTGTCGTCCAGCATCTACGAGTTGCACAACTTTCGTCTGCTGCTGAAGGAAAGCGGCAGGTAA
- the gtpbp2b gene encoding GTP-binding protein 2b, with translation MVDLCQAGSGDEEGKKTSKRSRTRRGKRGRRRRNNNKHKSNINNKHQTPPPFLPPEAEEGNIEYKLKLVNPSQNRFEHLATQLKWRLQEGRGEAVYQIGVEDNGLLVGLSRADMTASIGTLRKMADKVGADITLLRERQVDSDADGNARGIAEVLVRKVPDDQQFLDLRVAVLGNVDSGKSTLLGVLTQGELDNGRGRARLNLFRHLHEIQTGRTSSISFEILGFDSRGQVVNYSDSRSAEEICESSSKMITFIDLAGHHKYLKTTVFGLTSYCPDFAMLVVSANTGIAGTTREHLGLAMALKVPIFIVVSKVDVCSRGGVERTLRQLERLLKQPGCNKVPLVVRTADDAVAAAQQFAPAACVTPIFTLSSVSGKGLELLKVFLNILPPLSNSKQQEELMQQLTEFQVDEIYSVPDVGTVVGGTLYSGVCREGERLAVGPTDEGGFLRVKVLSIQRNRSTCRLLRAGQAATLALGNLDRTLLRKGMVMVSPKMKPTICRHFEAAVVLLFHAGTFRRGSQVTAHVGNVRQTAVVQRLHGKEELRTGERAVVTFCFLKHPEYLRTGAKLLFRQGVTKGIGHVTRLLTTENIQNHDNQNY, from the exons ATGGTGGATTTGTGCCAGGCTGGCAGCGGCGACGAGGAAGGCAAGAAGACGTCGAAAAGGTCTCGAACGAGGCGAGGCAAACGAGGCCGCCGGCGTCGCAATAACAACAAGCACAAGagcaacatcaacaacaagcACCAAACACCGCCGCCATTTCTACCACCAGAG GCTGAAGAAGGAAACATTGAATACAAG CTCAAGCTGGTCAACCCCTCCCAGAACCGCTTTGAGCACCTGGCCACGCAGCTCAAGTGGCGTCTTCAGGAAGGCCGCGGTGAGGCCGTCTACCAGATCGGCGTGGAGGACAACGGGCTGCTGGTGGGTCTGAGCCGAGCCGACATGACGGCCTCCATCGGAACCTTGCGCAAGATGGCCGACAA GGTGGGTGCTGACATCACGCTGCTGCGGGAGCGTCAGGTGGACTCAGACGCTGACGGGAACGCACGAGGGATCGCCGAGGTCCTGGTGCGGAAGGTTCCGGATGACCAGCAG TTCCTAGACCTGCGCGTGGCCGTGCTGGGCAACGTGGACTCGGGGAAGTCCACGCTGCTGGGCGTGCTGACGCAGGGCGAGCTGGACAACGGGCGAGGCCGAGCGCGCCTCAACCTCTTCAGGCATCTCCACGAGATCCAGACGGGACGCACGTCCAGCATCAGCTTCGAGATCCTGGGCTTTGACAGCAGAGGACAA GTGGTCAACTACAGCGACTCGCGCAGCGCCGAGGAGATCTGCGAGAGCTCCTCCAAGATGATCACCTTCATCGACCTGGCGGGACATCACAAGTACCTGAAGACCACCGTCTTTGGACTCACCAGCTACTGCCCGGACTTTGCCATGCTGGTGGTCAGCGCCAACACCGGCATTG CCGGTACCACCAGGGAGCACCTGGGCCTGGCCATGGCGCTGAAGGTTCCCATCTTCATCGTGGTCAGCAAAGTGGACGTGTGCTCGCGGGGGGGCGTGGAGCGAACGCTCAGGCAACTGGAGCGACTCCTCAAGCAGCCGGGCTGCAACAAGGTCCCGCTGGTCGTCCGTACGGCCGACGACGCCGTCGCCGCCGCGCAGCAGTTTGCCCCCGCCGCCTG cgtGACGCCCATCTTCACCTTGTCCAGTGTGTCAGGAAAAGGTCTGGAGCTGCTCAAGGTCTTCTTGAACATTCTTCCTCCTCTCAGCAACAGCAAACAGCAGGAGGAACTCATGCAGCAGCTCACCGAGTTCCAG gTGGACGAGATCTACTCTGTTCCCGACGTGGGGACGGTGGTAGGCGGGACCTTGTACAG CGGCGTGTGCcgcgaaggcgagcgtctggcgGTGGGCCCGACTGACGAGGGCGGCTTCCTGCGTGTGAAGGTTCTGTCCATCCAGAGGAACCGCTCCACctgcaggctgctgagggcggGGCAGGCGGCCACGCTGGCGCTGGGCAACCTGGACAGGACGCTGCTGCGCAAG GGCATGGTGATGGTGAGTCCCAAGATGAAGCCCACCATCTGTCGCCACTTTGAGGCGGCCGTGGTTCTCCTCTTCCACGCCGGGACCTTCCGCCGCGGCTCGCAGGTCACGGCGCACGTGGGCAACGTCAGGCAGACGGCCGTCGTGCAAAGGCTGCACGGGAAG GAGGAGCTGAGGACGGGCGAGCGAGCCGTGGTAACCTTTTGCTTCCTCAAACATCCCGAATATCTTCGGACCGGCGCCAAACTTCTCTTCAGACAGGGAGTCACCAAGGGCATAGGACACGTCACACGCCTCCTCACCACAGAAAACATCCAGAACCACGACAACCAGAACTACTAG
- the tbce gene encoding tubulin-specific chaperone E isoform X2, which produces MDADQTEAEIPHDALGRRVSCGDHRATVRFVGTVPPTAGAWLGVEWDDPGRGKHDGRHRGVRYFTCRHPTGGSFVRPSVASFGVDFASAVRRQYATDAADEEISISGRTLEWADVRERSLESLPTVLLPNCQVNGPGEDGQVVRTTPNVRWLDLSANLLRSWDDVAAIARQLRHLEALLLSFNRLSLPSDPAAHRQAFPNLKVLTLIDCELTWTQVLRCAPMWPKLEELIVENNDITQLQRPEGVLQGLKCLNVSKNPLDQDSLLELGALPRLEHLIMTDTGLSKVHFPDAAPGEETSVFASLEKLNLSRNNISEWGVIDELSKLASLRRLWCQENPLASGDGNPKTANQMLIAKLPHLLVLNGSDVPPQERKGAECDYLKMFGEEWLRAVGQSQLSQEFANRHPRYRSLVDIAACQLSSLQPCRRATVGT; this is translated from the exons ATGGATGCGGACCAGACGGAAGCGGAGATTCCGCACGACGCCCTGGGCCGGCGGGTGTCTTGCGGCGACCACAGGGCCACGGTCCGCTTCGTGGGCACCGTGCCGCCCACTGCAG GCGCGTGGCTGGGCGTGGAGTGGGACGATCCCGGGCGAGGGAAACACGACGGCCGCCACCGAGGCGTGCGCTACTTCACCTGCAG GCACCCGACGGGAGGCTCCTTCGTGCGGCCGTCTGTGGCGAGCTTTGGCGTGGACTTTGCGTCAGCGGTGCGGCGCCAGTACGCGACCGATGCGGCGGACGAGGAGATCAGCATCTCGGGAAGGACGTTGGAGTGGGCCGACGTCCGCGAGCGCAG CTTGGAAAGCCTCCCCACCGTCCTCCTCCCAAACTGCCAAGTGAACGGGCCGGGAGAAGATGGGCAAGTCGTCAGAACCACACCGA ACGTGCGCTGGTTGGACCTGAGCGCCAACCTGCTGCGCAGCTGGGACGACGTGGCCGCCATCGCTCGACAGTTGCGACATTTAGAGGCTCTTCTGCTCAG CTTCAACAGACTGAGTTTGCCCTCTGACCCCGCGGCCCACCGGCAGGCCTTTCCTAACCTCAAAGTTCTGACTCTCATCGACTGCGAGCTCACGTGGACGCAG GTCCTACGGTGCGCCCCCATGTGGCCGAAGCTGGAGGAGCTCATCGTGGAGAACAACGACATCACGCAGTTGCAGAG GCCCGAGGGCGTCCTGCAGGGGCTCAAGTGCCTGAATGTTTCCAAAAACCCTCTGGACCAGGACAGCCTGCTGGAGCTGGGCGCTCTGCCGAG ACTGGAGCACTTAATCATGACTGACACCGGGTTGTCCAAAGTTCACTTCCCGGATGCCGCGCCAG GAGAGGAGACGTCTGTCTTTGCGTCCCTGGAGAAGCTCAACCTGAGCAGGAACAACATCTCTGAG TGGGGCGTGATCGACGAGCTGTCCAAGTTGGCGTCGTTGCGTCGTCTTTGGTGTCAAGAGAACCCGTTGGCCAGCGGCGACGGCAACCCCAAGACGGCCAATCAGATGCTCATCGCCAAGCTGCCGCACCTCCTTGTCCTCAACGGATCCGAT GTGCCCCCTCAAGAGAGGAAGGGAGCGGAGTGCGACTACCTGAAGATGTTCGGGGAGGAATGGCTGCGGGCCGTGGGGCAGAGTCAACTGAGCCAGGAGTTCGCCAATCGCCATCCTCGTTACCGCAGCCTCGTTGACA TAGCTGCCTGCCAGCTGTCTTCTCTCCAACCTTGCCGTCGGGCCACCGTTGGAACTTAG